One segment of Drosophila ananassae strain 14024-0371.13 chromosome 3R, ASM1763931v2, whole genome shotgun sequence DNA contains the following:
- the LOC6497387 gene encoding mitochondrial sodium/calcium exchanger protein isoform X1 — protein sequence MSFVNLSDVQCCSMKTNVSAKETCFRIQNEFSCRMLVQYIDYLQICFCYLGISNTRVLGLIAIVMLLIIFALLHVLTKFFFIPNFITIIQYAPMTIFGNCYLLFGLFFIMPYYLGDWPICNYQTGILCALQVSKLCGDTLKFFVVGVLVICVQGHRVDGVTLWSSMVFLMIMMGYLRKMIAVRYKMVAYAVFDTPYQHLYLFRSMVFGFTFILVLIMVFVVSHESYKRRMSRLSLDVETFSDIDSDDEILGDYQKMRIFSAKFLWWNSVDGMKNLQDYYTPLKIIMIPLYVPLAHFIPVLTDRRFLHGWSKYVVCLSLILFPFVCLPICFNGTIWLMILTISWFCSALVFISTHTLRRPNFIWMFALIGILISSVFMSLLSREGENIIWQYIRIRFKMRPDHIPLMYFGICEAFCLAIVVNDLQHRKLSDASFGVVASLLTYTTCSIFPFLYFQDCYTPQNEIVITAETETCVKFLYLFLTTTVLHVSMSGYEFRMSLFFYLVGMTAIYLIYSWMMHYDWVEPLATLKRHN from the exons atgtcGTTTGTGAACCTATCAGATGTG CAATGCTGCAGCATGAAGACAAATGTTTCAGCCAAGGAGACATGCTTTAGGATTCAAAATGAATTTAGTTGCAGGATGCTGGTGCAGTATATAGACTATTTACAAATCTGCTTCTGCTACCTGGGGATTTCCAATACAAGAGTCCTTGGCTTAATCGCAATAGTCATGTTGCTAATCATCTTCGCCCTGTTGCATGTCCTGACTAAGTTTTT CTTTATTCCCAattttattactattattcaGTATGCTCCGATGACTATTTTCGGCAACTGTTACCTCTTATTTGGACTGTTCTTCATAATGCCATACTACTTGGGAGACTGGCCCATTTGCAATTACCAGACGGGGATTCTTTGCGCTCTGCAGGTTTCCAAGCTATGTGGCGACACTTTGAAGTTCTTTGTGGTGGGGGTGCTGGTTATCTGTGTCCAAGGACATCGGGTGGATGGCGTTACCCTGTGGTCCTCCATGGTCTTCCTAATGATAATGATGGGCTATTTGCGCAAAATGATCGCTGTCAGATACAAAATGGTGGCCTATGCCGTTTTCGATACTCCCTACCAGCACTTGTACCTGTTTAGGTCTATGGTGTTCGGGTTCACCTTTATTTTAGTCCTTATAATGGTGTTTGTGGTGTCGCATGAATCTTACAAAAGGAGGATGTCCAGGCTATCACTAGACGTTGAGACCTTTTCAGACATAGATAGTGATGATGAGATACTGGGCGATTACCAAAAAATGCGTATTTTTTCGGCAAAATTTTTGTGGTGGAACTCGGTGGACGGAATGAAAAATTTGCAAGATTACTACACGCCCTTGAAAATTATTATG ATACCGCTCTATGTGCCGTTGGCCCATTTCATTCCGGTTCTTACCGACAGACGCTTTCTCCATGGCTGGAGCAAGTACGTTGTCTGTTTAAGTTTGATTTTGTTCCCGTTCGTGTGTCTTCCAATTTGCTTCAATGGCACCATCTGGCTCATGATACTTACAATTAGCTGGTTCTGCAGTGCCCTGGTCTTCATCTCCACCCACACCTTGCGACGGCCGAACTTTATTTGGATGTTCGCTCTTATCGGCATACTGATTAGTTCTGTGTTCATGAGTCTGCTGAGTCGCGAGGGGGAAAACATCATTTGGCAGTATATCCGGATTCGATTCAAAATGCGGCCCGATCACATACCCCTGATGTACTTTGGCATATGCGAGGCCTTCTGTTTGGCGATTGTTGTCAACGACCTGCAGCATCGAAAGCTGTCGGATGCCTCCTTTGGAGTGGTGGCGAGCCTCCTCACCTATACCACTTGTtcgatttttccttttttgtacTTCCAGGACTGCTACACTCCTCAAAACGAA ATAGTTATAACGGCTGAGACGGAGACGTGTGTGAAGTTCTTATACCTTTTCTTGACCACCACTGTGCTGCACGTCTCCATGAGTGGCTACGAGTTCCGAATGTccctatttttttatttggttggCATGACTGCCATTTACTTGATATACTCGTGGATGATGCACTATGACTGGGTTGAACCCCTTGCCACATTAAAAAGACACAAttga
- the LOC6497387 gene encoding mitochondrial sodium/calcium exchanger protein isoform X2 has translation MSFVNLSDVQCCSMKTNVSAKETCFRIQNEFSCRMLVQYIDYLQICFCYLGISNTRVLGLIAIVMLLIIFALLHVLTKFFFIPNFITIIQYAPMTIFGNCYLLFGLFFIMPYYLGDWPICNYQTGILCALQVSKLCGDTLKFFVVGVLVICVQGHRVDGVTLWSSMVFLMIMMGYLRKMIAVRYKMVAYAVFDTPYQHLYLFRSMVFGFTFILVLIMVFVVSHESYKRRMSRLSLDVETFSDIDSDDEILGDYQKMRIFSAKFLWWNSVDGMKNLQDYYTPLKIIMIPLYVPLAHFIPVLTDRRFLHGWSKYVVCLSLILFPFVCLPICFNGTIWLMILTISWFCSALVFISTHTLRRPNFIWMFALIGILISSVFMSLLSREGENIIWQYIRIRFKMRPDHIPLMYFGICEAFCLAIVVNDLQHRKLSDASFGVVASLLTYTTCSIFPFLYFQDCYTPQNEL, from the exons atgtcGTTTGTGAACCTATCAGATGTG CAATGCTGCAGCATGAAGACAAATGTTTCAGCCAAGGAGACATGCTTTAGGATTCAAAATGAATTTAGTTGCAGGATGCTGGTGCAGTATATAGACTATTTACAAATCTGCTTCTGCTACCTGGGGATTTCCAATACAAGAGTCCTTGGCTTAATCGCAATAGTCATGTTGCTAATCATCTTCGCCCTGTTGCATGTCCTGACTAAGTTTTT CTTTATTCCCAattttattactattattcaGTATGCTCCGATGACTATTTTCGGCAACTGTTACCTCTTATTTGGACTGTTCTTCATAATGCCATACTACTTGGGAGACTGGCCCATTTGCAATTACCAGACGGGGATTCTTTGCGCTCTGCAGGTTTCCAAGCTATGTGGCGACACTTTGAAGTTCTTTGTGGTGGGGGTGCTGGTTATCTGTGTCCAAGGACATCGGGTGGATGGCGTTACCCTGTGGTCCTCCATGGTCTTCCTAATGATAATGATGGGCTATTTGCGCAAAATGATCGCTGTCAGATACAAAATGGTGGCCTATGCCGTTTTCGATACTCCCTACCAGCACTTGTACCTGTTTAGGTCTATGGTGTTCGGGTTCACCTTTATTTTAGTCCTTATAATGGTGTTTGTGGTGTCGCATGAATCTTACAAAAGGAGGATGTCCAGGCTATCACTAGACGTTGAGACCTTTTCAGACATAGATAGTGATGATGAGATACTGGGCGATTACCAAAAAATGCGTATTTTTTCGGCAAAATTTTTGTGGTGGAACTCGGTGGACGGAATGAAAAATTTGCAAGATTACTACACGCCCTTGAAAATTATTATG ATACCGCTCTATGTGCCGTTGGCCCATTTCATTCCGGTTCTTACCGACAGACGCTTTCTCCATGGCTGGAGCAAGTACGTTGTCTGTTTAAGTTTGATTTTGTTCCCGTTCGTGTGTCTTCCAATTTGCTTCAATGGCACCATCTGGCTCATGATACTTACAATTAGCTGGTTCTGCAGTGCCCTGGTCTTCATCTCCACCCACACCTTGCGACGGCCGAACTTTATTTGGATGTTCGCTCTTATCGGCATACTGATTAGTTCTGTGTTCATGAGTCTGCTGAGTCGCGAGGGGGAAAACATCATTTGGCAGTATATCCGGATTCGATTCAAAATGCGGCCCGATCACATACCCCTGATGTACTTTGGCATATGCGAGGCCTTCTGTTTGGCGATTGTTGTCAACGACCTGCAGCATCGAAAGCTGTCGGATGCCTCCTTTGGAGTGGTGGCGAGCCTCCTCACCTATACCACTTGTtcgatttttccttttttgtacTTCCAGGACTGCTACACTCCTCAAAACGAA TTATAA